The following are encoded in a window of Streptomyces sp. 11x1 genomic DNA:
- a CDS encoding NADH-quinone oxidoreductase subunit M: MSFPLLTATAALPALGAIATAAVPAQRRNAAKLLALIVSLGTLVLAAIVAVRFDPGGDRYQLTESHAWIADFGVRYELGVDGIAVALIGLTALLIPFIILAGWHDADPLETGSKRWRPTQGFFALILAVEAMVIISFEATDVFLFYIFFEAMLIPMYFLIGGFGDRAHEHGEETAATQRSYAAVKFLLYNLVGGLIMLAAVIGLYVVAGNFSLPEIAEARANGTLEMATTTERWLFLGFFFAFAVKAPLWPLHTWLPNAMQESTAPVAVLITAVVDKVGTFAMLRFCLGLFPEASTWATPAILVLALISIIYGALLAVGQRDIKRLVAYASISHFGFIILGIFAMTSQGQSGATLYMVNHGISTAALMLVAGFLISRRGSRLIADYGGVQKVAPVLAGTFLIGGLATLSLPGLAPFVSEFLVLVGTFARYPVVGIIATVGIVLAALYTLVLYQRTMTGPVKAEVEGMPDLRVRELVVVAPLVALLIFLGVFPKPLTDIVNPAVEHTMSDVQKKDPQPEVEAAK, translated from the coding sequence ATGTCCTTTCCTCTGCTGACAGCGACGGCGGCGCTCCCGGCCCTCGGGGCGATCGCCACGGCCGCCGTCCCGGCCCAGCGGCGCAACGCCGCGAAACTGCTGGCGCTGATCGTCTCGCTGGGCACGCTGGTGCTCGCCGCGATCGTCGCGGTCCGCTTCGACCCCGGCGGCGACCGGTACCAGCTCACCGAGTCCCACGCCTGGATCGCGGACTTCGGGGTGCGCTACGAACTGGGCGTCGACGGCATCGCGGTGGCGCTGATCGGGCTCACCGCCCTGCTGATCCCGTTCATCATCCTCGCGGGCTGGCACGACGCCGACCCGCTGGAGACCGGCAGCAAGCGGTGGCGGCCGACCCAGGGCTTCTTCGCCCTGATCCTGGCCGTCGAGGCGATGGTGATCATCTCCTTCGAGGCCACCGACGTCTTCCTCTTCTACATCTTCTTCGAAGCCATGCTCATCCCGATGTACTTCCTCATCGGCGGCTTCGGGGACCGTGCCCACGAGCACGGAGAGGAGACGGCGGCCACGCAACGCTCGTACGCCGCCGTGAAGTTCCTCCTCTACAACCTGGTCGGCGGTCTGATCATGCTGGCCGCGGTCATCGGCCTGTATGTGGTCGCCGGGAACTTCTCGCTCCCGGAGATCGCCGAGGCCCGTGCCAACGGCACGCTGGAGATGGCGACCACCACCGAACGGTGGCTGTTCCTCGGCTTCTTTTTCGCGTTCGCGGTGAAGGCGCCGCTGTGGCCGCTGCACACCTGGCTGCCCAATGCCATGCAGGAGTCCACCGCCCCGGTCGCCGTCCTCATCACGGCCGTCGTCGACAAGGTCGGCACCTTCGCGATGCTCCGCTTCTGCCTCGGACTCTTCCCCGAGGCCAGCACCTGGGCGACGCCCGCGATCCTCGTCCTCGCGCTGATCAGCATCATCTACGGGGCGCTGCTCGCCGTCGGCCAGCGCGACATCAAGCGGCTGGTGGCGTACGCGTCGATCTCGCACTTCGGCTTCATCATCCTCGGCATCTTCGCGATGACCAGCCAGGGTCAGTCCGGCGCGACGCTCTACATGGTCAACCACGGCATCTCGACCGCCGCCCTGATGCTGGTCGCCGGATTCCTGATCTCCCGGCGCGGCTCCCGGCTCATCGCCGACTACGGCGGGGTGCAGAAGGTCGCGCCGGTGCTCGCCGGTACCTTCCTGATCGGCGGTCTCGCGACGCTGTCGCTGCCCGGACTCGCCCCGTTCGTCAGTGAGTTCCTCGTCCTGGTCGGCACGTTCGCGCGCTACCCGGTGGTCGGGATCATCGCCACCGTCGGCATCGTCCTCGCCGCGCTCTACACCCTCGTCCTCTACCAGCGGACGATGACGGGCCCGGTGAAGGCCGAGGTCGAGGGGATGCCCGACCTGAGGGTGCGCGAGCTCGTGGTCGTCGCCCCGCTGGTGGCGCTGCTGATCTTCCTGGGTGTCTTCCCGAAGCCCCTCACCGACATCGTCAACCCGGCGGTCGAGCACACCATGTCCGACGTCCAGAAGAAGGACCCCCAGCCCGAGGTGGAGGCGGCCAAGTGA
- the nuoL gene encoding NADH-quinone oxidoreductase subunit L codes for MENLIALLVAAPLLGAAVLLCGGRRLDAVGHWIGTALAAASFVVGVVLFADMLGKDAEHREIGQHLFSWIPVEGFQADVAFQLDQLSMTFVLLITGVGSLIHVYSIGYMEHDERRRRFFGYLNLFLAAMLLLVLADNYLLLYVGWEGVGLASYLLIGFWQHKPSAATAAKKAFLVNRVGDVGLSIAIMLMFTTFGTFAFGPVLGSVGESSEGTLTAIALMLLLAACGKSAQVPLQSWLGDAMEGPTPVSALIHAATMVTAGVYLIVRSANIFNAAPDAQLVTTVVGAVTLLFGAIVGCAKDDIKKALAGSTMSQIGYMVLAAGLGPIGYVFAIMHLVTHGFFKAGLFLGAGSVMHGMNDEVDMRKYGGLRKYMPVTFVTFGLGYLAIIGFPGLSGFFSKDKIIEAAFAKGGTEGWILGGVALLGAAITAFYMTRVMLMTFFGEKRWQPDEHGHEPHPHESPRVMTIPMIVLAVGSVFGGAYFSIGDRFIHWLEPVTGHKHGHPPISALTVTISTVAVMVIGVGLAWLQYGRKPVPVVAPRGSLLTRAARRDLLQDDFNHVVLVRGGEHLTRSLVYVDHTLVDGVVNGTAASMGGLSGRLRRIQNGYARSYAVSMFGGAAILIAATLLMRAV; via the coding sequence GTGGAGAACCTGATTGCGCTGCTGGTCGCGGCGCCCCTGCTCGGAGCCGCCGTCCTGCTGTGCGGCGGCCGGCGCCTCGACGCCGTCGGCCACTGGATCGGCACGGCCCTCGCCGCCGCCTCCTTCGTCGTCGGTGTGGTCCTCTTCGCCGACATGCTCGGCAAGGACGCCGAACACCGTGAGATCGGTCAGCACCTGTTCAGCTGGATCCCCGTCGAGGGCTTCCAGGCCGACGTCGCCTTCCAGCTCGACCAGCTGTCGATGACGTTCGTGCTGCTGATCACCGGAGTCGGCTCGCTCATCCACGTCTACTCCATCGGGTACATGGAGCATGACGAGCGCCGACGCCGCTTCTTCGGCTATCTGAACCTGTTCCTCGCGGCGATGCTGCTGCTGGTCCTCGCCGACAACTACCTGCTGCTGTACGTCGGCTGGGAGGGCGTCGGCCTCGCCTCCTACCTGCTGATCGGCTTCTGGCAGCACAAGCCCAGCGCCGCCACCGCCGCGAAGAAGGCCTTCCTGGTCAACCGCGTCGGCGACGTCGGGCTGTCCATCGCCATCATGCTGATGTTCACCACCTTCGGGACCTTCGCCTTCGGGCCGGTCCTGGGCTCCGTCGGCGAGAGCAGCGAGGGCACGCTCACCGCGATCGCCCTCATGCTGCTGCTCGCCGCGTGCGGCAAGTCCGCCCAGGTGCCGCTGCAGTCCTGGCTCGGGGACGCGATGGAGGGCCCGACCCCGGTCTCCGCCCTCATCCACGCCGCGACCATGGTCACCGCCGGTGTCTACCTGATCGTCCGCTCCGCGAACATCTTCAACGCCGCCCCGGACGCACAGCTCGTCACCACCGTCGTGGGTGCGGTCACGCTCCTCTTCGGTGCGATCGTCGGTTGCGCGAAGGACGACATCAAGAAGGCCCTCGCCGGCTCGACGATGTCGCAGATCGGGTACATGGTGCTGGCCGCGGGCCTCGGCCCCATCGGCTACGTCTTCGCGATCATGCACCTGGTGACACACGGCTTCTTCAAGGCCGGTCTCTTCCTCGGCGCCGGTTCGGTCATGCACGGCATGAACGACGAGGTCGACATGCGCAAGTACGGCGGCCTCAGGAAGTACATGCCGGTCACCTTCGTCACCTTCGGCCTCGGCTACCTCGCCATCATCGGCTTCCCCGGTCTGTCCGGCTTCTTCTCCAAGGACAAGATCATCGAGGCGGCCTTCGCCAAGGGCGGCACCGAGGGCTGGATCCTCGGCGGCGTGGCCCTGCTGGGCGCGGCCATCACCGCCTTCTACATGACGCGCGTGATGCTGATGACGTTCTTCGGCGAGAAGCGCTGGCAGCCCGACGAGCACGGCCACGAACCGCACCCGCACGAGTCGCCCAGGGTCATGACGATCCCCATGATCGTCCTGGCCGTCGGATCGGTCTTCGGCGGTGCCTACTTCAGCATCGGCGACCGGTTCATCCACTGGCTGGAGCCCGTCACCGGCCACAAGCACGGCCACCCGCCGATCAGCGCCCTGACGGTGACGATCTCCACGGTCGCCGTGATGGTCATCGGTGTCGGCCTCGCCTGGCTCCAGTACGGGCGCAAGCCCGTCCCCGTCGTCGCCCCGCGCGGATCGCTGCTCACCCGGGCCGCCCGGCGCGACCTTCTCCAGGACGACTTCAACCACGTCGTCCTCGTCCGCGGCGGAGAGCACCTCACGCGCTCCCTCGTCTACGTCGACCACACCCTGGTCGACGGCGTCGTCAACGGCACGGCGGCCTCGATGGGCGGCCTCTCCGGGCGGCTGCGCCGGATCCAGAACGGCTATGCCCGGTCGTACGCGGTCTCGATGTTCGGCGGCGCTGCGATCCTCATCGCCGCGACCCTGCTGATGAGGGCGGTCTGA
- the nuoK gene encoding NADH-quinone oxidoreductase subunit NuoK, which yields MNPVNYLYLAALLFTIGATGVLIRRNAIVVFMCVELMLNACNLALVAFARMHGNLDGQIIAFFTMVVAAAEVVVGLAIIVSLFRSRHSASVDDASLMKL from the coding sequence GTGAATCCCGTCAACTACCTGTATCTCGCCGCCCTGCTGTTCACGATCGGCGCCACCGGCGTCCTGATCAGGCGGAACGCGATCGTGGTGTTCATGTGCGTCGAGCTGATGCTCAACGCCTGCAACCTCGCCCTGGTCGCCTTCGCCCGTATGCACGGCAATCTCGACGGCCAGATCATCGCCTTCTTCACGATGGTCGTCGCCGCCGCGGAGGTCGTGGTCGGACTCGCGATCATCGTGTCGCTCTTCCGGTCCCGCCACTCGGCCTCGGTCGACGACGCCAGCCTGATGAAGCTGTAA
- a CDS encoding NADH-quinone oxidoreductase subunit J, whose protein sequence is MSALAAYTTSTGEAFQFWVLGTIAVIGALCTVFMKKAVHSALCLAGTMVILAVFYLANGAYFLGVVQIVVYTGAIMMLFLFVVMLVGVTAADSLKETIKGQRWLALLCGAGFGILLIAGIGNASLSEFNGLGTANAGGNVEGLAALIFTDYVFAFELTGALLITAAVGAMVLTHRERTERAKTQRELAEQRVREGKHLPPLPAPGVYARHNAVDVPGLLPDGTTSELTVSKTLRDRGQIRDVSTEALNDLKALEQRAEDRLERTNSGHGANGGNSGEASK, encoded by the coding sequence ATGAGCGCGCTCGCGGCCTACACCACCTCCACCGGTGAGGCGTTCCAGTTCTGGGTGCTCGGTACGATCGCGGTGATCGGCGCCCTGTGCACCGTCTTCATGAAGAAGGCCGTGCACAGCGCCCTCTGCCTCGCCGGCACGATGGTGATCCTGGCGGTGTTCTACCTCGCCAACGGCGCCTACTTCCTCGGCGTCGTGCAGATCGTCGTCTACACCGGCGCGATCATGATGCTGTTCCTCTTCGTGGTCATGCTCGTCGGTGTCACCGCGGCGGACTCCCTGAAGGAGACCATCAAGGGCCAGCGCTGGCTGGCCCTCCTGTGCGGCGCCGGCTTCGGCATCCTGCTGATCGCGGGCATCGGCAACGCCTCGCTGTCGGAGTTCAACGGCCTCGGCACGGCGAACGCCGGCGGCAACGTGGAGGGCCTCGCGGCCCTGATCTTCACCGACTACGTGTTCGCCTTCGAACTCACCGGCGCCCTGCTCATCACGGCCGCCGTCGGCGCCATGGTCCTCACCCACCGAGAGCGCACCGAGCGCGCCAAGACCCAGCGCGAGCTGGCCGAACAGCGGGTACGCGAGGGCAAGCACCTGCCGCCGCTGCCGGCCCCCGGCGTCTACGCCCGGCACAACGCGGTCGACGTTCCGGGCCTGTTGCCCGACGGCACCACGTCCGAGCTGACCGTCAGCAAGACCCTGCGGGACCGGGGCCAGATCCGCGACGTGTCGACCGAGGCACTCAACGACCTCAAGGCCCTGGAGCAGCGCGCCGAGGACCGCCTGGAGCGCACCAACAGCGGCCATGGCGCGAACGGCGGCAACAGCGGGGAGGCATCGAAGTGA
- the nuoI gene encoding NADH-quinone oxidoreductase subunit NuoI, whose amino-acid sequence MAEEPKENKQGFQNPVAGFGVTFKAMFKKRLTEQYPEQPKTTAPRFHGRHQLNRHPDGLEKCVGCELCAWACPADAIYVEGADNTDEERYSPGERYGRVYQINYARCILCGLCIEACPTRALTMTNEFELADSSRANLIYTKEQLLAGLEEGMVDSPHSIFPGTDEQDYYRGLVTEAAPGTVRQVAVSKGEKPEDEEVDV is encoded by the coding sequence ATGGCTGAGGAGCCGAAAGAGAACAAGCAGGGGTTCCAGAACCCCGTCGCCGGCTTCGGCGTGACCTTCAAGGCCATGTTCAAGAAGCGGCTGACCGAGCAGTATCCGGAGCAGCCGAAGACCACGGCCCCGCGGTTCCACGGCAGGCACCAGCTCAACCGCCATCCGGACGGCCTGGAGAAGTGCGTCGGCTGCGAACTGTGCGCCTGGGCGTGTCCCGCCGACGCCATCTACGTCGAGGGCGCCGACAACACGGACGAGGAGCGCTACTCCCCGGGCGAGCGGTACGGCCGCGTCTACCAGATCAACTACGCCCGCTGCATCCTGTGCGGCCTGTGCATCGAGGCGTGCCCCACGCGCGCGCTCACGATGACCAACGAGTTCGAGCTGGCCGACTCCAGCCGCGCCAACCTCATCTACACCAAGGAGCAGCTGCTCGCCGGCCTTGAGGAGGGCATGGTCGACTCGCCCCACTCGATCTTTCCGGGCACCGACGAGCAGGACTACTACCGGGGCCTGGTCACCGAGGCCGCGCCCGGCACGGTGCGCCAGGTCGCCGTCTCCAAGGGTGAGAAGCCGGAAGACGAGGAGGTGGACGTATGA
- the nuoH gene encoding NADH-quinone oxidoreductase subunit NuoH: protein MSPMYLAAEDLSMFGRDPWWLVVVKAVFCFAFLMITVLFSIVWERKVVAWMQLRIGPNRHGPWGMLQSLADGIKLMLKEDVIVKRADKVVYVLAPIVAAIPAFMAIAVIPFGPAGNEISIFGQRTTMQLTDLPIAMLYILAVASVGIYGIVLAGWSSGSTYPLLGGLRACAQMISYEIAMGAAFASVFLYSGSMSTSAIVEAQQDRWYIVLLPVSFVIYIVTMVGETNRAPLDMPESEGDLVGGFNTEYSSIKFAMFMLAEYVNMVTVSAVSVTLFLGGWRAPYPISTFWEGANHGWWPMLWFVVKVQLLLFFFIWLRGTLPRVRYDQLMKLGWKVLLPVSVVWLMLVATVRTLRNENYDFAEIALYVAGAVIVLFLLSVVADMFRDRREAQDQPAEPAGFDPMAGGFPVPPLPGQTLPPVPRRRPRRERELIVSGGSDTESDGSSNGREASDG, encoded by the coding sequence GTGAGCCCGATGTACCTCGCCGCGGAAGACCTCTCGATGTTCGGCCGCGACCCCTGGTGGCTGGTCGTCGTCAAGGCGGTGTTCTGCTTCGCCTTCCTGATGATCACCGTGCTGTTCTCCATCGTGTGGGAGCGCAAGGTCGTCGCCTGGATGCAGCTGCGCATCGGCCCCAACCGGCACGGCCCCTGGGGCATGCTCCAGTCGCTCGCCGACGGCATCAAGCTGATGCTCAAGGAAGACGTCATCGTCAAACGCGCGGACAAGGTCGTCTACGTCCTCGCGCCGATCGTCGCGGCCATCCCGGCCTTCATGGCGATCGCGGTGATCCCCTTCGGACCCGCCGGCAACGAGATCTCGATCTTCGGTCAGCGCACCACGATGCAGCTCACCGACCTGCCGATCGCGATGCTCTACATCCTCGCCGTCGCCTCGGTCGGCATCTACGGCATCGTCCTGGCGGGCTGGAGCTCCGGCTCCACCTACCCGCTGCTGGGTGGTCTCCGTGCCTGCGCGCAGATGATCTCGTACGAGATCGCCATGGGTGCCGCGTTCGCCTCCGTCTTCCTCTACTCGGGGTCGATGTCGACCTCCGCGATCGTGGAGGCGCAGCAGGACCGCTGGTACATCGTGCTGCTGCCGGTCTCCTTCGTGATCTACATCGTGACCATGGTCGGTGAGACCAACCGCGCCCCCCTGGACATGCCGGAGTCCGAAGGCGACCTGGTCGGCGGCTTCAACACCGAGTACTCGTCGATCAAGTTCGCGATGTTCATGCTCGCCGAGTACGTCAACATGGTGACCGTCTCCGCCGTGTCGGTGACGCTGTTCCTCGGCGGCTGGCGGGCCCCCTACCCCATCAGCACCTTCTGGGAGGGCGCCAACCACGGCTGGTGGCCGATGCTCTGGTTCGTGGTGAAGGTGCAGCTGCTGCTGTTCTTCTTCATCTGGCTGCGCGGCACCCTCCCGCGCGTCCGCTACGACCAGCTGATGAAGCTCGGCTGGAAGGTCCTCCTGCCGGTCTCCGTGGTCTGGCTGATGCTCGTCGCGACCGTACGGACCCTCCGGAACGAGAACTACGACTTCGCCGAGATCGCGCTGTACGTCGCCGGCGCCGTCATCGTCCTGTTCCTGCTGTCCGTCGTCGCCGACATGTTCCGCGACCGGCGCGAGGCACAGGACCAGCCCGCCGAACCGGCCGGCTTCGACCCGATGGCCGGCGGGTTCCCCGTACCGCCCCTGCCCGGACAGACCCTCCCGCCGGTGCCGCGCAGGCGCCCGCGCCGGGAGCGGGAGCTGATTGTCAGTGGTGGGTCCGATACTGAGAGTGACGGATCTTCGAATGGGAGGGAGGCGTCCGATGGCTGA
- a CDS encoding NADH-quinone oxidoreductase subunit G has translation MTVTTGAPSGSGEAAVPPEDLVSLTIDGVELSVPKGTLVIRAAEQLGIEIPRFCDHPLLDPAGACRQCIVEVEGQRKPMASCTITCTDGMVVRTHLTSPVAEKAQKGVMELLLINHPLDCPVCDKGGECPLQNQAMSHGHSESRFEGRKRTYEKPVPISTQVLLDRERCVLCARCTRFSNQVAGDPMIELIERGALQQVGTGEGDPFESYFSGNTIQICPVGALTSAAYRFRSRPFDLVSSPSVCEHCSGGCATRTDHRRGKVMRRLAADDPEVNEEWICDKGRFAFRYAQRPDRLTTPLVRNAEGVLEPASWPEALEAAARGLLAARGRAGVLTGGRLTVEDAYAYSKFARVALDTNDIDFRARVHSGEEADFLAARVAGRGRDLDGTGVTYTSLEKAPAVLLVGFEAEEEAPGVFLRLRKAWRKHKQRVFSLATHATRGLEKAGGTLLPAAPGTETEWLDALASGFGLDDDGTRAAEALRTEGAVIVVGERLAGVAGGLTAAVRAASLTGAKLVWIPRRAGERAAVEAGALPSALPGGRPATDPRAREEVAAAWGVAELPARYGRDTGQIVEAAATGELGALVVAGVEVGDLPDPARAREALSAVGFLVSLELRPSEVTDRADVVLPVAAVAEKAGTFVNWEGRVRMFEAALKPDQMTRRVAPTDGRVLQMLADAMDVHLGLPDLRTTRAELDRLGAWEGARANEPVEVGAALPRPAAGEAVLAGHRLLLDQGRLQDGDEALAGTRHAAHARVSAATAAETGVKNGDLLAVSGPAGVVELPLLIAEMPDRVVWLPLNSTGSGVASDTGALPGALVRIGPATLAAEAPEEVEA, from the coding sequence ATGACCGTGACCACCGGCGCTCCCTCCGGGAGCGGGGAGGCGGCGGTCCCGCCGGAAGATCTCGTCTCGCTGACCATCGACGGCGTCGAACTCAGCGTGCCCAAGGGCACCCTGGTCATCCGGGCCGCCGAACAGCTCGGCATCGAGATCCCCCGCTTCTGCGACCACCCCCTCCTCGACCCGGCCGGCGCCTGCCGCCAGTGCATCGTCGAGGTCGAGGGCCAGCGCAAGCCCATGGCGTCCTGCACGATCACCTGTACGGACGGGATGGTCGTCAGGACTCACCTCACCTCCCCGGTCGCGGAGAAGGCCCAGAAGGGTGTGATGGAGCTCCTGCTCATCAACCACCCGCTGGACTGCCCCGTCTGCGACAAGGGCGGCGAGTGCCCGCTGCAGAACCAGGCTATGTCGCACGGCCACTCCGAGTCCCGCTTCGAGGGCCGCAAGCGGACGTACGAGAAGCCCGTCCCGATCTCCACACAGGTCCTGCTCGACCGTGAGCGGTGCGTGCTGTGCGCCCGCTGCACCCGGTTCTCCAACCAGGTCGCCGGCGACCCGATGATCGAGCTGATCGAGCGGGGCGCGCTGCAGCAGGTCGGCACCGGCGAGGGCGACCCCTTCGAGTCGTACTTCTCCGGCAACACCATCCAGATCTGCCCCGTCGGCGCGCTGACCTCGGCGGCGTACCGATTCCGCTCCCGCCCCTTCGACCTGGTCTCCTCGCCGTCCGTCTGCGAGCACTGCTCCGGCGGCTGCGCCACCCGCACCGACCACCGGCGCGGCAAGGTCATGCGCCGCCTCGCGGCCGACGACCCCGAGGTCAACGAGGAGTGGATCTGCGACAAGGGCCGCTTCGCGTTCCGGTACGCGCAGCGACCCGACCGGCTCACCACCCCGCTCGTCCGCAACGCCGAGGGCGTCCTGGAACCCGCGTCCTGGCCGGAGGCCCTGGAGGCCGCCGCCCGGGGGCTGCTCGCCGCGCGCGGCAGGGCCGGTGTCCTGACCGGCGGCCGGCTCACCGTCGAGGACGCCTACGCGTACAGCAAGTTCGCGCGCGTGGCCCTCGACACCAACGACATCGACTTCCGCGCGCGCGTGCACAGCGGCGAGGAGGCCGACTTCCTGGCCGCCCGGGTCGCCGGACGCGGACGCGACCTCGACGGCACGGGCGTCACGTACACCTCGCTGGAGAAGGCGCCCGCCGTCCTGCTGGTCGGGTTCGAGGCCGAGGAGGAGGCGCCCGGCGTCTTCCTGCGGCTGCGCAAGGCCTGGCGCAAGCACAAGCAGCGGGTGTTCTCGCTGGCCACGCACGCCACCCGGGGCCTGGAGAAGGCCGGCGGCACGCTGCTGCCCGCCGCGCCCGGCACCGAGACCGAGTGGCTGGACGCCCTCGCGAGCGGCTTCGGCCTCGACGACGACGGCACCAGGGCCGCCGAGGCGCTGCGTACCGAGGGCGCCGTGATCGTCGTCGGGGAGCGTCTCGCGGGCGTCGCGGGCGGGCTCACCGCCGCCGTCCGCGCCGCGTCGCTGACCGGCGCGAAGCTGGTGTGGATCCCGCGCCGGGCCGGGGAGCGCGCCGCCGTCGAGGCGGGCGCGCTGCCGTCGGCGCTGCCGGGCGGGCGCCCGGCCACAGACCCGCGCGCGCGGGAGGAGGTCGCCGCCGCCTGGGGCGTCGCCGAACTCCCCGCGCGCTACGGCCGGGACACCGGGCAGATCGTCGAGGCCGCCGCCACCGGAGAGCTCGGGGCCCTGGTGGTGGCGGGTGTGGAAGTCGGCGATCTGCCCGACCCGGCACGCGCGCGCGAGGCGCTCTCCGCGGTGGGCTTCCTGGTGTCACTGGAACTGCGGCCCAGCGAGGTCACCGACCGCGCGGACGTCGTCCTCCCGGTCGCCGCCGTCGCCGAGAAGGCGGGCACCTTCGTCAACTGGGAGGGCCGGGTGCGGATGTTCGAAGCCGCGCTGAAGCCCGACCAGATGACCCGCCGGGTGGCACCCACCGACGGGCGCGTCCTGCAGATGCTGGCCGACGCCATGGACGTCCACCTCGGGCTGCCGGACCTGCGCACCACGCGCGCGGAGCTGGACCGCCTCGGGGCCTGGGAGGGGGCACGGGCCAACGAGCCGGTGGAGGTCGGGGCCGCGCTGCCCCGCCCGGCCGCCGGGGAGGCCGTCCTCGCAGGACACCGGCTGCTGCTCGACCAGGGCCGCCTCCAGGACGGCGACGAGGCGCTCGCCGGGACCCGGCACGCCGCCCACGCGCGCGTGTCGGCCGCCACGGCCGCCGAGACGGGCGTCAAGAACGGCGACCTCCTCGCGGTCAGCGGCCCCGCCGGGGTCGTCGAACTGCCGCTGCTGATCGCCGAGATGCCCGACCGCGTCGTCTGGCTGCCGCTGAACTCCACCGGCTCGGGCGTCGCCTCCGACACCGGGGCGCTGCCCGGTGCACTCGTCCGTATCGGCCCCGCGACGCTCGCCGCCGAGGCCCCCGAGGAGGTGGAGGCGTGA
- the nuoF gene encoding NADH-quinone oxidoreductase subunit NuoF yields the protein MTLAPEIKGSSPEKLLAPVLSSFWDEDRPWTLDVYRRHDGYEGLRKALAMTPDDVIAYVKESGLRGRGGAGFPTGMKWQFIPQGDGKPHYLVVNADESEPGTCKDIPLLFANPHSLIEGMIIACYAIRSSHAFIYLRGEVVPVLRRLHEAVREAYEAGLLGENILGSGLDLDITVHAGAGAYICGEETALLDSLEGRRGQPRLRPPFPAVEGLYACPTVVNNVESIASVPAILHRGKEWFRSMGSEKSPGFTLYSLSGHVASPGQYEAPLGITLRQLLEMSGGMRPGHRLKFWTPGGSSTPMFTDEHLDVPLDYEGVGAAGSMLGTKALQCFDETTCVVRAVTRWTEFYAHESCGKCTPCREGTYWLVQLLRDIEAGKGVMSDLDKLNDIADNINGKSFCALGDGAASPIFSSLKYFRAEYEDHITGRGCPFDPARSTAWADKDKHAEVNA from the coding sequence ATGACGTTGGCACCCGAGATCAAGGGCAGCAGCCCGGAGAAGCTGCTCGCACCGGTGCTGTCGTCCTTCTGGGACGAGGACAGGCCCTGGACGCTCGACGTCTACCGCAGGCACGACGGCTACGAGGGACTGCGCAAGGCGCTGGCCATGACACCGGACGACGTCATCGCGTACGTCAAGGAGTCGGGACTGCGCGGCCGTGGCGGCGCGGGGTTCCCGACCGGGATGAAATGGCAGTTCATTCCCCAAGGCGATGGAAAACCGCACTATCTCGTTGTCAACGCCGACGAGTCGGAGCCCGGAACGTGCAAGGACATTCCGCTCCTCTTCGCGAACCCGCACAGCCTCATCGAGGGCATGATCATCGCGTGCTACGCCATTCGGTCCTCGCACGCCTTCATCTATCTGCGGGGTGAAGTCGTCCCCGTTCTGCGGCGGTTGCACGAGGCCGTCCGCGAGGCCTACGAGGCGGGTCTCCTCGGCGAGAACATCCTGGGCAGCGGACTCGACCTCGACATCACCGTGCACGCGGGCGCCGGCGCGTACATCTGCGGTGAGGAGACCGCGCTGCTCGACTCGCTCGAAGGCCGCCGTGGTCAACCGCGGCTGCGTCCTCCCTTCCCGGCTGTCGAGGGCCTCTACGCGTGCCCGACTGTCGTGAACAACGTCGAATCGATCGCGTCGGTTCCCGCCATCCTGCACAGGGGCAAGGAATGGTTCAGGTCGATGGGCAGCGAGAAGTCCCCCGGCTTCACGCTCTACTCGCTCAGCGGCCATGTCGCCTCCCCCGGCCAGTACGAGGCCCCGCTCGGCATCACGCTCCGCCAACTCCTGGAGATGAGCGGCGGCATGAGGCCCGGACACCGCCTCAAGTTCTGGACGCCGGGCGGCTCCTCCACCCCGATGTTCACCGACGAGCACCTCGACGTCCCCCTCGACTACGAGGGAGTGGGCGCCGCGGGTTCCATGCTCGGCACCAAGGCTCTCCAGTGCTTCGACGAGACCACCTGCGTCGTCCGGGCCGTCACCCGCTGGACCGAGTTCTACGCCCACGAGTCCTGCGGCAAGTGCACCCCCTGCCGCGAAGGCACCTACTGGCTGGTCCAGTTGCTGCGTGACATCGAGGCCGGCAAGGGCGTCATGAGCGACCTCGACAAGCTGAACGACATCGCCGACAACATCAACGGCAAGTCCTTCTGCGCCCTCGGCGACGGCGCCGCCTCGCCGATCTTCTCCTCACTCAAGTACTTCCGCGCGGAGTACGAGGACCACATCACGGGCCGGGGCTGCCCCTTCGACCCGGCCAGGTCGACGGCCTGGGCCGACAAGGACAAGCACGCGGAGGTGAACGCATGA